actctctccccacagccctgtaacaATCACTAAACTCACTGTCCTGCCCTCTAGCTTACAGTGTTGTATCATTCCCAAACAAATCCCACGAATccgctctcccctctccctcctgtgtCAATTCTAAACTAATCTCCCTGccccattctctccccacagacctgTGTCGCTCCTAAATTAGGTCTGGTGGGGATCttcggtgatgcaaccagtcaggataagtATCCTCCCGTCCCgatctctccccacagccctatAAAAGTCCCTAAACTTACCCCACCGCCCCAGTTTCCAAAAAACAGTCCTGTTTaaatcccaaactaatcccagggatcggctctctcccctctgtctgCCTCAATCCCAAATCATTcccactgccccctctctccccacagccttaTATCAATCCCAGACATCCCACAAcctcacactctccctccctGCACCCCTGTTCCAATTTGACGATTATCCAAATGccacactctctccccacaaCACTGCAACATTCAAAAAGGGACATGGGCATAATCCTGGAaatcatagaccagtgagtctcacacggtggtggggaagttactggacaggattcttagggacaggattgatgagcatttggaaaaccgtggcctaatcagggacagtcaatgtggctttgtgtggggcacgtcgtgtcttactaactagatggagttttttgaggagttgacGAGGTAGGGCTGtgggtgttgtctgcatggatttcagtaaggcatttgacgaggtcatccagaagattaagatgcacgggatccacggtgatttggccgtttggattcagaactggcttgtccgtagaagacagagggtagtggtcgatgggacttattctggctggaggtctgtgagcagtggtgttccgcagggatccgcactgggacctctgctgtgtgtgatgtatataaatgacctggatgaaaatgtggagggtgggttagtaagttcgcagacgatacaaagattggtggtgttgtggatcgtgtaggagattgtcaaaggatacagtgggatatcgatctgttgcagatatgggcggagaaatggcagatggagtttaatccgcccaagtgtgaggtgttgcactttgggagatcaaatgtaaagggacaggacacggttaatggcaggatccctaacagtgttgatgtacagagggatcctggggtccaagtccacagctccctgaaagtggccgcacaggttgatagggcggtaaagaaggcggacAGCAtgctgcctttattagtcgagacactgagttcaagagtcaggaagttatgttgcagctttttaaaactctggttaggccgcatctggagtattgcattcagttctggtcctcccgttacaagaaggatgtggaggctttggagtgggtgcagaacaggtttaccaggatgctgcctggattagagggcatgtgctatgaggagaggttgggcaaaccaaggttgtgttctctggagcagcagaggctgaggggagacctgatcaaggTTTATATGactgtgagaggcacagatggagtagacagccgggatcttttttcccagggtcgaatgtctaacaccagagggcatgcatttaaggtgagaaggggtaagtccaaaggagatgtgcagggcaagtattttacgcagagagcggtgggtgcctggaatgcgctgccaggggtgggggtgaaggcagatacagaGGTGTttgaagctcttagacaggcccatggatgtacagagaatggagagaggtGCACAATGTctgggcagaaggggttagtttagtttggtgtttAATGAGTtaggcacaacacggtgggccgaagggcctgttcctgtgctgtactgtcctctgTTCCACTCTGCAATCCCACGGCCCCTGCTCGCTCCCCGCAGCCCTGTGCCCTGACCCATCCCTGTCGCTCGGTGTCTCaccacctctctgcctctctgtccgGCCGGCAGGCGGACGGCGCCCCCTGAGCCCGGGAGTCGGGACACAGCACGGCGGGATGGAGCAGGAGGCTCGCTCGGAAGATCCAGCGCAGGAcgttgaggaggaggaggacgacgACGAGGAGGAGGCGGAGGGGGGTCCCGGCCAGGGCGGGGAGCAGGGCGAGCCCTGCCCCGTGTCAGGCACGGTGCCGCCACCCTGCCACTGCGCCGTCTGCGCCCGGGGCTTCACCTGCCGCTCGCACCTGGAGCGCCACCTCCGGGTGCACACCGGCGAGCGGCCCTTCGAGTGCTCCGTCTGCGGCAACCGCTTCAACCGCGCCAGCAACCTGCGGCGGCACCAGCGCTACCGCGGCCAGCGGCCCCTGGAGTGCGGGGCGTGCCCCCGCCGCTTCTGCGTGACTGGCGACCTGCTGCGGCACCGCCGAGCCCACGCCGGCGAGCGGCCCTTCCAGTGCGCCGCCTGTGGCAAGCGCTTCTGCCGGCTGGCCGTGCTGGAGGTACACCGGCGCTACCATTCGGGCGAGCGGCCATACCCCTGTGCCCGCTGCGCCAAGCGCTTCCACACCGCCAGCGAGCTCAACCGGCACGCCCGCACCCACTCGGGCGAGCGCCCCTTCGCCTGCCCCGACTGCGCCAAGCGCTTCTACACTGCCAGCAAGCTGGGCGTGCACCGGCAGATCCACACCGGCGAGCGGCCCTTCGCCTGCCCCGACTGTGCCAAGCGCTTCTACACGGCCGGCAAGCTGAGGCGGCACCAGCGGACCCACGACCCAGCCGCAGACAGCGCCTTCATCTGCGGCGTGTGCGGCAAAACCTTCGCCCGCACCAGCCACCTGGCCAACCACCAGCGCTCGCACCGGTGAGGGGGACCTCTCCCCAGAGCCCAGCCGGGCACAAAGACGTCCCACCCcggggagatgtggggggggggggggggggagggaccgCCCCCTGGCGCACACGCTGGCTCGCTGCCGTCGGGACCCCTGTACCCATCTACTGCAATAAAGGCTCAGCGGGCAGCTCCACCCTGCCGTGTCCTGCCGTGTCTCTGCGCGTCCGCCCATCAGCCTTCACCCTCCCCcgccccactgcccctccccacccctcccccactgcccctccccacccctgtgcCCACAcctcccccgccccacccccactgctcctccccacccaacaccagtgcccacccctccccctgccccaccccacccccactgcccctccccgcccctcccccagtgcccacccctcccctaccccaccccaccccccattgccccactcctcccccactgcccctcctcccactcctccccccattgcccctccccactccttccccttcaCACACCTCCCACTCGCCCACATCTCCCCtaccccccactgcccctcctcccactgccccacacctcccccaccccatccctcccccactgcccccccactgcccctcctcccactgccccacacctcccccaccccatccctcccccactgcccccccactgcccctcctcccactgccccacacctcccccaccccatccctcccccactgccccccactgccccccactgcccctcatcccactgccccacacctcccccaccccatccctcccccactgccccccccactgcccctcctctgccccacacctcccccactccccccccactgcccctcatccctcctcccACTGGCCCTCCTCACTTCTTACggtccccacacctcccccaccccccccccacccgctctcccccaccccatcctcccactcccctccccattccctcccctcgTCTCAGGccgggggtagggagggagggaggggtgtgaacACAGGgtcggtggggggagggtgggggcggggggcggggggagggtgggggtgggggtggatggaaAAGAGCAGCAACACCAGGACTCCACAATCTGCCTTTAATTCGGCCGCTGTTCCCGGGCGGTTCTGTCGGAGAGAATCCCCGGTCCCTGCTCGGGGAAAGGCGGGAGGGGACGGAGGCTCTCGGGGTCCGGGCTGATCGGTGAATGGAGCCTTCACAGTCCGGCTGGAGGGGGGGAGTTTCGGCCTGGGGAGACAGGCGAGCGGTGGTCAGTTCGGGCAGGGGCCGGAGCGCGGAGACAACGCGTGGCCGCGCCGAGGCCGGACTCACCTGCTGCCGCCCGCTGTCCGGGCTGTGCGGCTGCGTTCCGCGAGTGGAGCCACAGGACGGTCCCAAACAGGACGAGGATGATCACCCCCATGGTCAGAGTGATGCCTATCCCAGTCGCCATTCCGTGCGCGCTCTCCTCGACTGGAAAGGATGGCACAGAATGAtcccactcactcccactgtCCGAACTACAACCGGACCCCACCCCTCTCACTCCCACCGTCCGAACTGTGAccggacccctcccctccccactcactcccACTGTCCGAACTACGACCGgacccctcccctctcactcccacCGTCCGAACTACGACCGgacccctccccactcactcccACTGTCCGAACTGCGAccggacccctcccctccccactcactcccaccgtcccctccccttcccactcgcTCCCACCATCCATACGCCCAGTGAGTGCCGCCAACGATGCTCCCAGGATGGCCTTGTACTCACAGATCTGCAGTATCAGCTCCACGGAACATCTGTCTGAGCCCAGAACGTTAGAAGCGATGCAGAGGTAAACACCGGAACTGTCCACCGAGAGATTCTGTACAACCAACGTTCCTTGAGAAGCTGCAGGAGGGATGTCactgggtcagacacagggtgaagctcccgctacactgtcccgtcacacactcccggggcacgggtcagacacagagtgaagctccctctacaccgtcccgtcacacactcccggggcacgggtcagacgcagggtgaagctccctctacactgtcccgtcacacactcccagggcacgggtcagacacagggtgaagctccctctacactgtcccgggACACACTCACTGTGTGAGGAGTTGAGCATCAGGTTCCGGTAGGAGTCCACCTTCCACCAGCTGTACGTCGGGGCTGGGTTACCGCTGGACGAGTCACAGGTGAGGATCACACTGCCACCGAGCGCCTCCTCCCCACTCATCGCacagtgagggggtgagggagcctCTGCGGAGCAGGAGACAGAAGTCAGTCTCCACCACAGCACCTCCTGCCCTGCTCCCCTGTCTCTGCCCacgtcccccctccctctccgttACATCTTCTCTCCCCACTGTTACTTCTGCTTCCCTCCACCCTGTCCCTCGCTCTCGCATTCCCTCCCTCTCcgtccctttcccctccctcccgtcCTCTGAACCCTCTGCTTCCCTCCACCCTGCCTCCGCTCCAACCCTCCCTCCTCAGGagctccctcctccttcctcctgtCCCGTCCATCTCCCTCTCCTGTACTTccccttttctcctctctccctttactctttctgcaccctcttttacACTCCCTGCGCCCCCATCTCCCCCCAACTgccaccctcccactccctcacacccctcagcTCCAGTCCCTCGTCACTCTCACCCTTCCTGCCAacttccatcaactcctccctccctctccctccctcctctcctccctccctctccctccctccaccctccctccctctccctccctcctccctccctccctctccctccctccctcaccctccaccctccctccccctccccctccctccctctccctccctccctcaccctccaccctccctccccctccccctccctccctctccctccctcactctcccgcACCCTTCCTCACCCTCCGTCCCCTCCTTCTCCCTAGccctctctcccacaccctccctcaccctccccctccccttaccaccccctccccttccaccccacccttccTCACCCTCGGTCCCGCACCCCACACACtcactcccccttcctcccccttcctccctcaccctgccccacaccctccctcccccacccttccccctccctcccccacccttcctctccctccccttccccctccctccctcaccctgccccacacccttcctccccctccccctccccctccccctccctccctcagcctgccccacaccctccctcccccacccttcctccccctccccctccccctccccctccctccctcagcctgccccacaccctccctcccccacccttcctccccctccccctccccctccctccctcagcctgccccacaccctccctcccccacccttcctctccctcccccctccctccctcaccctgccccacaccctccctccccacccttcctccccctccccctccccctccccctccccctccctccctcagcctgccccacaccctccctcccccacccttcctccccctccccctccccctccccctccctccctcagcctg
The Pristis pectinata isolate sPriPec2 unplaced genomic scaffold, sPriPec2.1.pri scaffold_154_arrow_ctg1, whole genome shotgun sequence DNA segment above includes these coding regions:
- the LOC127567173 gene encoding immunoglobulin superfamily member 11-like, with the translated sequence VILFQDGAVIGSPWGTGSRARFIDHPTRSGSVYIEGTQREDAGLYQCVTTNPARDHQSRIQTVRLHVLEAPSPPHCAMSGEEALGGSVILTCDSSSGNPAPTYSWWKVDSYRNLMLNSSHTSQGTLVVQNLSVDSSGVYLCIASNVLGSDRCSVELILQIFEESAHGMATGIGITLTMGVIILVLFGTVLWLHSRNAAAQPGQRAAAGRNSPPPAGL